A window of Apodemus sylvaticus chromosome 23, mApoSyl1.1, whole genome shotgun sequence genomic DNA:
GGGAATAAAGAGACAAAACCCTAATTCCTAAATCTCTGGCTTAGGCAGCTTAATAAAGCCGCTTCTTCCTGCGTTgaagtgggcagagggaagagtaaGCTGGACATGTCGAGTCGGAGGAGCATGCGGGATAATCAAGCAGAGATGTTCAGTGGATGCTTGTATATTGTGGTTTAAGCTCAACAGAGAAAACAGGAGCATAACGATGTGGAATCCATATAAACTATACCAATTTAATCTTCAGACCAGGTCTCTGGAGAAATTTACACTACCAGAATATAATTCATTCCATATATAAATACTAGTGACTAGTGACAAAGGTAATTACACTATGTTATTTCAAAGGACAGAAACATAGCTAATCAACTAGATTACTCACATATACCTAGATGAAGAAACTTTGTCACCAGAACTCATtcttggggggttggggggaagaaTTAGTCAAAgtttcaagaaaacagaaaaggaaacacagtttgtttttgtttttttttcctaaaaaaaaaagactagagcACTGAGTGAGACAAAACCTAGGGCCAAAAACAAAGTTCTGTGATTCTGAATCCTGCGCAGCCAAATAGTGTTTATGCAAGTTGATATATAAAGATCCGTATGAAGGGTCTTTAGTCACTCATACCTGTGATGTCTTGAATAGTGCATCAAATAGAAGAAACTAGGCAAAAGCAGAATGTAGTTAAAATTTAAGTCTGCTTAAATTTCCATATCAATTTTCTAAATAATATGTGTGCTTCTTTTGCTATAAATGGTAACAAAGTCTCTAAGCTATGCCTCATCTCCCACTTCAGCCTCACCCACCCATTAAGGCCGTCACCTACTGAATTTGTTGGTTACTTACTAGGGTGACTGGTaacagttacatttttttttcttatcttgaAAAGGGtaccattaaaaataaagacaattcaAGGGAAGACCCAAGAAAATCCTTTTCTAAGTTCCACAACTGTCTTATGCTGAAATGTTCCAGTCAAAATTAGAAGAGGACAAGGAGTCACATGGTCCCAAAATTGttatagagaagaaaggaagggaaactgCTCATCTGAAGACACAAATATTACAACAGAATTTAGATTCAAGAAATCTATGAAATGCCAGCGATTGTGACTAAGAAGTCTAATGACTTTAGTCTTTTATGatcacttttaaaatatgataacTTAGTACATTATAGGAGGATATAGTCACTGTCAAAACTTATTAGATATATTGTATCATAGCATTACTAAGTGCCTACTTGATGTTAAGAGGTTTATTAAGTCAAAATTAAACTGACCTTTTCTTTTATCTGCCACGATGAATTTCCTTCCGGGTACTTTTTCTTCCCCCACTGCAATATTACCATTCCACGAGACTGAAGTAAACTGCCACAAACATCCCTCATTAGCCGGGACACACACGCAAGCTGGCATAAACTGAAGCCATCAAGGAAGCCTGCAATATGTTGGAGTACCTCAAAAGGGAGACTACTTAGATGGTCACTGCGCAATCCCAACACACAGGTTCTAGAAGGCTCTTCTAACACTGTAGATACACATGGCTGAACTCCAAATGACCTTAAATGGCGGTCATGTATGATCTTTGCTCCTTGTGTTGATGGGCAAAATCTACGCTGAGAATAGGTACAACCATAATAAGCTAAAGGACACCTCtgctccatccatccattgaGTCCAGCGTGAATGTCACCATGCACGTTCTTAAAATGGGAAGAAAACTCTTTTCTTCTAAATAACTGTCCGCATACAAAGGTAAACATTGAACGCTGCTTAGGTTGGTACCTAGCAACACATTCCAAAACTAAGTCCAGCCCAAGTGTCTGAAAAGGGCTTGGATTTGAAAGCTGTGGATTGGCATGATCACAAGCTGAAGCCGAAGCTATTTCTCCAACCATTGTATTTGTAGCTAATATTGCAGATGGAAGTGAAAAAGTCTGTGTCCCAAAGTCAACGTGATAAACATCAACCATGCGGCTATCAGATATACCTCTCCCACCTGGAGAATCTCCCAGACAAAAGAGTAATGCTGCCGTAATTAGATCTATTCCTTGGAGGCCCATGGGATCTTCTGCAACTTCTAAATCTGATGTATCGACTGCTTTGTCTTCCTTTGGTATATACCATGAATTAGAAAGAAACTTGAATGAAGGCGCAAGACTGAAAGGTGAACCATTAACATCCTTCAAGTCCCCTAAGTCTACTTTTTTCCAACACAAGTCCTCCTCATCATCGTCATCTGGCATGAGGATATGCTGAAATGTACTATCTGGCAAAGCACTGAAGGGACTTATTTCCCTAAGCTGTTCTCCTGCTAAAAGTGAACTGGAAGGTTCTGAAGTACCATCCGCTTCCACACATTCTCCATTTGTTATGTTACTTTCTGTGGAATCACCATGAAAACTTCGATCCTGGTCTTTGACCTGTATACACATCTTTTCCAAAGGAAAGCCATTACAAAGAGCAGCAGTACCATAAGAACTTGTATTTAAGTCGCATAATAAATCACTTGAGCCATTTTGTTCAGCCTGAGCATTCTGACTTGTGCCAGTGTTATCAACTCCACCTACTGCCCCTATCTCACCCTCATCAAGGTGGTCCTGGTCTTTCAAGTTTCTGTCCTGGAAGCTTTCTTTGTTGTTCTCATCCATTTCATTTGTGGTAGCATGGAGACTTGTATTTAACATGCCAATGTCTCTTGTGGCAGAATTTAGGATATCTAAAGCAGCAGCCAAACTTCTGGTTGTTTCTACAGTAGCTTGATAAAGTGCACCATATGATTCTTCATCAACGGACACCAACCCGTTAGTACGTGGTATTTCCTGAACACTTGATTTCACTGAGATTTGTTCTCTAGGTTCAGATATTTTATCAGTTGCTTTTGACATCATGGTGGCTACTTTAAGAGATTCCAAAAGCATTCTCTGATCTTGAAGAGCCAAAGCCATGTCTAATTGTGCCACTTCATCAACATCTCTACTTAGACTTTCATATGATTTTCGGTCTGAATAACTAACAGGCCATCGGTTCCATTCCATAGTACAGCACACCACACTTGCAGGACACATTTCTAGATGTTCAGCAACTTTATTTCGTGCCAGGGTAAATGGACATCCAAAGTTACTATTTAAGCAAGCTACTCGTTCAAAGGGGCACAAGAGTCGGTGCTCGTCAGCTTTACACGAATGGAAGACTGCTCCACAAACCAGTGGACAGCCAATCAAGTCACAGGAAACCCCAGGCTCCGGTCTGGTCATACACCGTCTACTGACACAGTTCACACAGTGTGAGTGCTGCTGTCCCTCGTCCTCCATAATGGCCAGTCCAGCTCtagtttttgaaaaagaaaaaggtaaagacattagatagacagacagacaaataaataagtaaatagtaaataaaatcaaaactgcATAATAAAATCAAACCACTGATATACTTGATTATTactgaaaatgaaatatataaagtgCATAAAAACATTTAAGTGGTTAATTTGACATGATTAGTACACCTTAAAGGAACTTAAGCACTTAGAATACCCAAACTATAGTAAGTATTGTATACTAAATAAATTAATTCTAACCACGGTGCTATTTTGAGCTCCTGACTCTCAGAGACTACTAGACATTAGCTTTTCAACTTCAACAAGCCTGACTTTGTTATCCCTCATTGTGGGCCCCTCATCATGTTGCTGAGAAGAGCATTTATTTCATTATGACATTCAGCCGAAATTTCATtagtttctttcctccctctaaacaTATGAATTCATGTTTATCTACTTTATCTACTGGACTCTTCTATATGGTCATAATTCTACAAATTATAAAAGGCTTAACTAAAATATATAGCAACTTTATCAGGAAAATACTGGATCATTTCATATTTTGGGATCAATACAAGGAAAATGGTAGCATAGTGAAGATAACTCACATAGGAAAAGGCTAGGTCAGGTAAAttagtaagagagagagagagagacagattcaTTTCTAATTCATTTCTAAAGTAACAGCATATGAATTGACAAAACATGTTCAAAATTCCTAATATTAATGGGCTGTGATGAAACGATATAAAGTTCTGAGAAATGAGGCCGAATGGAATTGGGCCAATCCTGAGTGCTAAGTGCTTTTCAATGGAATTCATTTAGTAAGTTTAGGAAGTGAATGTCACTGATATTAAGGGTAGAGAAGCAGTATTGATCAAATAATAagagggattaaaggcacactcTCATCTTAAAACTGATTATTTTAACATTTCATCAAAGTTTATACCAAAAATAAGAGAAATCAAACCAAAATATACCAATTTAATGCAATATTCAATGCATTTTCCCCCTAAatctttaattgctttctttgtttctattagtGGTGAGAAGGTAAATAATTCCTGTCTTTCTCAGGTATCACTGAGATGGCCGTTTTATTCTCTCCTCCTCCAGCTCATTCCCGGGCTTTATCTTAGAATTACCCTGTCAACTGAAGTCTGGGTTATCACACTTAAGCGATTTCCCTTCTACCTCTCtccatagtctttttttttaatagtactTTTCTTCAGGATTTCACATCATTTCTTGTTCACACTATGCATTCTTTCCAAGTATGTCAGGTGTTCCAACTTTCATTTACCATTTATAGGATGAAAACTCATCTATACATCCTGCCTAAAAATCTTTCAAACTCCAGACCTCTAGAGCTATTTCCAGACACTGAACGCTCGAGTTTCAAAATAAATAGCCTCTTCTATTGTAGACTGAAGAGGCAATTCACCTCAGCATTTTCCAAACTTAATTATACTGTAGTATATAatattctaaaaaacaaaacaacaacaacaacaaaaaaaccctgtagCCTCTTTCCTTCACTGGGTGCACATGGCTGCTAAAACTCTGGCATGTATTGAAATTCTAGCTTGGTTTCAGGTAGGTAATCATTCCACAAATTGTTACAACTCTTTTCTCTAGTTGAGGACTAATATTCCTCAAACAGGAATAATAAAAGCTAGGCTGTTATTAACAGAGGTCTTCTTTATTAGTAGAAAAGTCTTGAGTTGATAATGCAATGTTTGTTCAATGACGCCATGGAAAACTGTACATATTCAACACCACCAAGTTATGTTTAACTGCGCTTATAAATAACAATAAGTTgaatacttttaatattattttctcacAAAATCCATAGGCAAGTGTTTACTCTAAATTTAAACTGGTTGTACTAAAAGAACCACAAGAGAGGAAATGTTAGATTTATTAtagcaaatatttatataattgaaGTAATGAAAATACTTGATAAGAATGAAGACAAACCTTACTGAGGTGGGGTTAGAGTGTGAACAGAGCTGGAGCTTTCTTATTTTACAACAAGGCTGAGTTTATCTCACATGCTAGAGCTCAAACTTCACTGTTACTAAGAGAGAAATCTAAACACACAAGCAGTGTTTTGGAACTTGGTGTGGTGGGGACACTTTATGTTATTATTCACACTATCACACAATCACACCAGGCAAAGCACAGTTTGATACTATTACTTAATTGAAAGGTATTATAAATAATAACCACTGCAGTTCTGACTCACATGCAAAGGTAAATGCAAAAGGCTCTTGAGTTTCAAGGTAAGTAGTCTCTTTCACATTACTCCCCTCAATACAAACGTTGCCATAGcaacatgtatataatatgttattGCTTTTTGGAGTAGACTTAGAAAATGGATCAATATCAAATGCACACCCCTTTTATCCTTAACAAATACCAAATCAATTTCTTACAACTGAGAGAAAAACGGTGTTCAACAGTACTAAGTGGCTGCCCAAAGTCATCTATCTAGTTACGTGACAGAGGTGGGGACTTAAATGTACATCTTATCACTGTTTATGTGGACTAACAGACATGTTTACTTATAAAAATTTAAGAACATGAGGCAGCTCTTTAACAACTGGTGACTCAATTCTAAGACATTTTTTGATGAATGAAGATTACACAATTTTACTTGTTGTTTATTCTAACAATCACCTTGTGATTAGAGCTAATTTGGGCTTAAATCTTTTAGCTCTTTATAATTATTAAATCACATTACAATGCTTGAccatatgttttaaaaatgaacatatgAATTTAACCATTCTTGACAGGTCTATACAAAGTAGGGATCTAGGTCAAGTCCATCTTAGAGTTAACgatacaaagaaataagaaagttcAGTAACAGCCTTTCTGGGGCGAGAAACTGGCTTTCAAACTTTAAAGCTCTTCCAAATCCACCCTGTTATATTCGTGGTCACTATTATAAAACTTAAAATGCTTTCACAAGGTATTTGAAACTGTTCATGAATCCTGTGTTACAGGTTTCTAAAGTTCAATCCTTAATTTATCAGTTTGACAGTGGCCCACCAGACCTGGTAGAAaacattttgttaaaattattgCTTCAACTTTGAGATGAGCTTCATTAAACTCAATGGTGCTTTTTAAACATACCCAAATAAATTTCTATTAGGCTACACTTAAAGGAATTACTAAAAAAGTTTCATTAGACAAAAAAATGATTTGTATatgatggaatttttttttatagtaatTTCGGTTTTCTCTAAGCAAAGTTGGTTGCCAACTCATACTCTGTGGCTGACTAGCAATCCTTGGACATGGCATTTCCCCATACAATTAAACAAGAGCGTCTCAGTCAAGGCACAAGGACAGTGCCTTCTAGTATCTCTCAAAATTCACTAAAATATATAGGGAGATGATATAATCACAAACTAGCACAACTTTAAAATATGCTAAGAAAAACAGCTGTTTAATACAACTGAGGGTGTTTCTAATGTTTACCTGTCtctaagacacacatacacacagatacacatctcCCTCATCAGATGCCATATGTGTCAACTCTAGTTTCAGTTTGTGGCCTTCCCCAGAACCCAGGACAAGGCATGGCTCTCTTACAAAACACATGCTGTACTTTCCACGGCAGTGCCAGGGACAAcagaaaatacatctttaaatcttttttttttttaatacccagCTCTATAGGAAAATTATAATCTCCAAGGACACCCAAACTACACCAGCTTGTACACTCTTACATTCCGAGTTCACAACTGTGCTTCCATTTCATATGCACTTGAGTAAATACACGAATAAAAGAAATACGAGAAAATAAATTCCCAGACATCCTTGATCTCATGAAAAATACACCATGACATGATAAATAAACCTATCCATATCTAGCatcagaaaattaattttaaacaaagTACTTCAATTAATTAATGGTGTTCAAACAGTAAGCTATGAGCTAATATGTCCCAGGCATTCTATATGATGGTAAAACCTAATGTTTTGCATTCTATATGATGGTAAAACCTAATGTTTTATAAAAGCAAATCAAAGTAAAAGATAAAATCAAACAGTAACTTCAATActgaccttaaaaaaaaaaaaacttacagaaATGAATATAGAGAAAAGCTTTAGGTTTAAAAAGAAAGGTATTGGTTGTTGCCTGTACAGGGACAGGTGCCCCAGCAGGCATGAAGAAAAAGAACCTCAAAATCTGAAGTGGTATCAGAGTAGCCTATTGCTCAgtgttacatttatatattattagaGGAAACAATTCTACTAAacatgtggtggtggtggtggtggtggtggaggaggtggtggtgg
This region includes:
- the Fbxo30 gene encoding F-box only protein 30, which translates into the protein MEDEGQQHSHCVNCVSRRCMTRPEPGVSCDLIGCPLVCGAVFHSCKADEHRLLCPFERVACLNSNFGCPFTLARNKVAEHLEMCPASVVCCTMEWNRWPVSYSDRKSYESLSRDVDEVAQLDMALALQDQRMLLESLKVATMMSKATDKISEPREQISVKSSVQEIPRTNGLVSVDEESYGALYQATVETTRSLAAALDILNSATRDIGMLNTSLHATTNEMDENNKESFQDRNLKDQDHLDEGEIGAVGGVDNTGTSQNAQAEQNGSSDLLCDLNTSSYGTAALCNGFPLEKMCIQVKDQDRSFHGDSTESNITNGECVEADGTSEPSSSLLAGEQLREISPFSALPDSTFQHILMPDDDDEEDLCWKKVDLGDLKDVNGSPFSLAPSFKFLSNSWYIPKEDKAVDTSDLEVAEDPMGLQGIDLITAALLFCLGDSPGGRGISDSRMVDVYHVDFGTQTFSLPSAILATNTMVGEIASASACDHANPQLSNPSPFQTLGLDLVLECVARYQPKQRSMFTFVCGQLFRRKEFSSHFKNVHGDIHAGLNGWMEQRCPLAYYGCTYSQRRFCPSTQGAKIIHDRHLRSFGVQPCVSTVLEEPSRTCVLGLRSDHLSSLPFEVLQHIAGFLDGFSLCQLACVSRLMRDVCGSLLQSRGMVILQWGKKKYPEGNSSWQIKEKVWRFSTAFCSVNDWKFADILSMADHLKKCSYNVVEKREEAIPLPCMCVTRELTKEGRSLRSVLKPVL